The genomic window ACATCAGGTCGCTGTTCACGTAGCCGTAGAGCCGCTTGCCGCCGCTGTACGGGCCGGAGGCCGCGGTGCGGGCCACCGCGTCGGTGACCACGTCGATCTGCGGCTTCTGCTTCGCCAGCTCGCCGTACCAGACCTCGACGACGCCCTGGTCGCGGACCATGACGATCTCGACGTTGCGGTCCTTGTCGATGCGCCAGTAGCCGGACTCGGTCTCCAGCGGCTTGACCTGGTTGCCCTCGGCGTCCAGGACCCAGGAGTGCGAGACGTACTCGAGGAAGTCACGGCCGTCGTGGCTGAACGTGACCTCCTGCCCGAAGTTGCACTTCTCGGCACCGGGGAAGTCGGACACGCCCGCGCCCGCCCAGTTCCCCAGGAGGAAGGCCAGCGGCACGAGGTCCGGGTGGAGGTCGGACGGAATCTCGATCATGAGCGGCTCAGACGATCTGTGAGGGTGTACGGACGGAGTTCGGCGAGGGTCAGCGCTGGCCCTGGTACAGCTTCTTCACGGTCACCGCCGCGAAGGCGAGAACGCCGACGCAGACCAGGACCAGCAGGGCGGAGAAGAAAGCCTCAAGCACGGGAGCTCCTCGAAACGAACGACACGACGGCAGTACGCGTCCGGGCCCCCAGCCTAATGGGTGGGGGCCCGGCACGGCGGCCGGGGGTTTCCCCGGGCGCGGTCAGCCCAGCAGCTGGTTCTGCAGAATCAGCGTCTGGTGGAACGGAACGGCTTCCGTGCCCGCCGCGCCCTTCCGCGCGTGGACGACGAGGGCGACGGTGTCCCCGGCCAGCACGTAGGCGTGCCGGACCTGCTCCGCACCGTACGGCTTCGCCTCGCTGTACACGCGGGGCGTGGTGTACTCCACGCCGCCTGTCGCCGGCCAGTCGTCGTCGTTGGCGACGTCGGTGATTCCGGCGAGCGGCTGGGGGTACGACTCGTTGCCGAACAGCTGGTCCTGGAACTCGGTGGAGAACGCCACCGAGTTGAACTGGAGCAGGTAGACGCGGGAGGACGTCCCGTCCGGCATGGTCCAGGCGCGGGCCGCTATGTGCCGGAGCGCGGAGTCCTTCAGCCGCTGGGTGAGAGCGGCCCGGTCGCCCTTCGGGTACTCGGAGACGTACCGCGCGGTGGTGACCCAGCCGTCGGCCTTGTCGTCCACCTTCGCTCCGGCCGGGGCCGGCAGCAGCAGGCGCCGCAGATCGGCGTGGTGGACCTCCGCGGCGTTGGTGTCGCCGAACGGGCGGGGCGCGCCGGCCGGAAGGGCGGGCAGGGTCAGCCGGGGGTACTCCCAGCGCCCGTCGTCCTCGGTGGCCAGTCCGGGCACGTCGGTGCGCGACATCGAGGTGATGCCCGCGACCGTGCCGGCGCCGAGACCGCCGAGGACCAGCACCGCCGCCGTCCACCGGGCGACCGCCCGCAGCACCCGGCGCGGCGGCCGCGGCGGGGTCTGCGGGAGATCGCCCTGCGAGGGTTCCTGCTGCGGGGCCTCCTGCCGCGGCGGGTCCTGCGGCACGGGGGGCGGGGGCGGGGGCAGCGGGGGGAGGCTCTCCGCGACGGCCTCGGCGGTCGGTTCCGCCGTCTTCTCGGTCATACGTACTCCCCCGGGGACGTGATGTGCTCCAGCTGGTCCTTCAGCAGCTCGGCGACGGCCGCCTTGTCGATGGGCTTGACGCCGGCCGCCGAGACGGTGATGCCCAGCTCGCCGTCGTATGCCGAGCAGAGCATGTTCTCGATCTCGCTCTTGGCGTCCTTCGGCATCAGGAAGCACCTGGCGTTGCGCGTCTGGCCCTTGA from Streptomyces sp. NBC_01341 includes these protein-coding regions:
- a CDS encoding FABP family protein produces the protein MIEIPSDLHPDLVPLAFLLGNWAGAGVSDFPGAEKCNFGQEVTFSHDGRDFLEYVSHSWVLDAEGNQVKPLETESGYWRIDKDRNVEIVMVRDQGVVEVWYGELAKQKPQIDVVTDAVARTAASGPYSGGKRLYGYVNSDLMWVGEKSTPDVEMRPYMSAHLKKVVTPEEVAEMARGLGDLPDDGIAFFK